In a genomic window of Saccharothrix sp. HUAS TT1:
- a CDS encoding glycosyltransferase family 87 protein, protein MLRTAALKDRTRLLAALVAVVGAVAAWRALRPSWQAPLPTAATAAEERMQDFRDALYFPIREFLAGGDPYLPATMFEHWPVRQSFNLYQPYHLLLHAPFALPGYRVGAVAFALASLVLLFALAVLAAGRLRPHVPLALGTAVIATLLVLSQVGKAQLYVGQVNPLIAVGAAGALLARHDAPKWASVALALAWLKPQFGLPLAVLLFVRGSRQVALVGTAVAAVASLVVVVPLVVRDGGVGPFLDVLAANVEHAGRTAYGAVDSLTAQRIDLAAVLYRATGWLPFGAEPLALVGVLVVSAVLVRRLDRMGERAAADLLTCLAVVVAVVHQPGDVLIAVPSLVAVGSVWWRCRRRRDWRFIGPALVLLLVPFAHLHFVSLAIRAVAGVRVDVTVDGVAVVAAWVLVVGFAATRRCSAVGTVARA, encoded by the coding sequence GTGCTGAGGACCGCGGCGTTGAAGGACCGGACCCGGCTGCTCGCCGCCTTGGTGGCGGTGGTGGGCGCGGTGGCGGCGTGGCGCGCGTTGCGGCCCTCGTGGCAGGCGCCGCTCCCGACTGCGGCGACGGCGGCCGAGGAGCGGATGCAGGACTTCCGGGACGCGCTGTACTTCCCGATCCGCGAGTTCCTGGCGGGCGGCGACCCCTACCTGCCCGCGACGATGTTCGAGCACTGGCCGGTGCGCCAGAGCTTCAACCTCTACCAGCCCTACCACCTGCTGCTGCACGCGCCGTTCGCGCTGCCCGGCTACCGGGTGGGCGCGGTGGCGTTCGCGCTCGCGTCGCTGGTGCTGCTGTTCGCGCTGGCGGTGCTCGCGGCGGGTCGGCTGCGCCCGCACGTGCCGTTGGCGCTCGGCACGGCGGTGATCGCGACGCTGCTGGTGCTCAGCCAGGTCGGCAAGGCCCAGCTGTACGTCGGCCAGGTGAACCCGCTGATCGCGGTCGGCGCGGCGGGCGCGCTGCTGGCCCGGCACGACGCGCCCAAGTGGGCGTCGGTCGCGCTGGCGCTGGCGTGGCTCAAGCCGCAGTTCGGCCTGCCGCTGGCGGTGCTGCTGTTCGTGCGCGGCTCGCGGCAGGTGGCGCTGGTCGGCACGGCGGTCGCGGCGGTGGCGAGCCTGGTCGTGGTGGTGCCGCTGGTCGTCCGCGACGGCGGGGTCGGGCCGTTCCTGGACGTGCTCGCGGCGAACGTCGAGCACGCCGGCCGGACCGCGTACGGCGCGGTGGACTCGCTGACGGCGCAGCGGATCGACCTCGCCGCGGTGCTCTACCGCGCCACCGGCTGGCTGCCGTTCGGCGCGGAACCGCTGGCGCTGGTCGGCGTGCTGGTGGTGAGCGCGGTGCTGGTGCGGCGGCTGGACCGGATGGGCGAGCGGGCCGCGGCGGACCTGCTGACCTGCCTGGCGGTCGTGGTGGCGGTGGTGCACCAGCCCGGTGACGTGCTGATCGCCGTGCCGTCGCTGGTGGCGGTCGGTTCGGTGTGGTGGCGGTGCCGGCGCAGGCGGGACTGGCGGTTCATCGGCCCGGCGCTGGTGCTGCTGCTCGTGCCGTTCGCGCACCTGCACTTCGTCAGCCTGGCGATCCGGGCGGTGGCGGGCGTGCGGGTCGACGTGACGGTGGACGGCGTGGCCGTGGTGGCGGCGTGGGTGCTGGTGGTGGGGTTCGCGGCGACCCGCCGCTGCTCGGCCGTCGGCACGGTGGCGCGGGCGTGA
- a CDS encoding glycosyltransferase — protein MTVDEGDVRTTSEQGGPALSGGARTTARAHVVLPAYNEAASLPPLLTRLAQVALTEELTAWVVDDGSSDGTADVVAGGWPDLDVRLVSHPVNLGLGQAVQSGLRAVLAEAGDEDVVIVMDADDTHDPALIRRLGGEIAAGADVVICSRFVEGGDDATAPALRRLLSRGAAVLFRRVLRVEGVRDFTSGFRAYRVSLLARATGHWGERLIEERGFACMVELLLKLRHCRPVVAEVPLALRYDRKQGPSKIRIARTVWQYVRLLVRDRLSPAPYRAL, from the coding sequence TTGACCGTCGACGAAGGCGACGTGCGCACCACGTCGGAACAGGGCGGACCCGCCCTTTCCGGCGGCGCGCGCACCACCGCCCGCGCCCACGTGGTGCTGCCCGCCTACAACGAAGCCGCCTCGCTGCCGCCGCTGCTGACCCGGCTCGCCCAGGTCGCGCTCACCGAGGAGCTGACCGCCTGGGTCGTGGACGACGGCTCGTCCGACGGCACGGCCGACGTCGTCGCCGGCGGCTGGCCCGACCTCGACGTCCGGCTGGTCAGCCACCCGGTCAACCTCGGCCTCGGCCAGGCCGTCCAGTCCGGGCTGCGCGCCGTGCTGGCCGAGGCGGGCGACGAGGACGTGGTCATCGTGATGGACGCCGACGACACCCACGACCCGGCGCTGATCCGCAGGCTGGGCGGCGAGATCGCGGCGGGCGCGGACGTGGTGATCTGCTCCCGGTTCGTCGAGGGCGGCGACGACGCGACCGCGCCCGCGCTGCGCCGGCTGCTGTCCCGCGGCGCGGCCGTGCTGTTCCGCCGGGTGCTGCGGGTCGAGGGCGTCCGCGACTTCACCAGCGGCTTCCGCGCCTACCGGGTCAGCCTGCTGGCCAGGGCGACCGGCCACTGGGGCGAGCGGCTGATCGAGGAGCGCGGGTTCGCCTGCATGGTCGAGCTGCTGCTCAAGCTGCGGCACTGCCGCCCGGTGGTCGCCGAGGTGCCGCTGGCCCTGCGCTACGACCGCAAGCAGGGGCCGAGCAAGATCCGGATCGCCCGGACGGTCTGGCAGTACGTGCGGCTGCTGGTCCGCGACCGGCTCTCGCCCGCGCCGTACCGGGCGCTGTGA
- a CDS encoding sugar transferase — protein sequence MNGVGSATTPPLVSRRRHQRPREVAWSDLLRRVNAVAVLLVAVDVTAVAAVVTRYAPGARWTAVVALALLGVRGACRLYRRRLWLSWFHDLPRSVGATAVAFALVTLVGLVGGAPAGSTGAAQWSVLAFAVLSEPARLLVFAFGRWCRRRFHRCDRTIVVGAGKVGVDLVGAMLAHPEFGLRPVGFVDPEPALDRAALPVELMDEDLADAITRLGVGTVVLAFSHARESSVVDSAITAHRLGCTTLVVPRMFELYQDGPDIERLRSYPLMRLGTAPTSRPSWWVKRAMDVLLAAVALVVLAPVIAACALAVLLESGRPVIFRQVRVGMDDHPFVLYKLRSVRMHGEDDSQVTWSVVGDRRVGPVGRFLRSTSLDELPQLWNILRGDMSIVGPRPERPGFVREFSAIHELYWARHRVPTGLTGLAQVHGLRGDTSIVDRSRYDNYYIANWSLWLDVKILLQTVGELLCRRNR from the coding sequence GTGAACGGGGTGGGCTCGGCGACCACCCCGCCGCTGGTGTCGCGGCGGCGGCACCAGCGACCGCGCGAGGTGGCGTGGTCGGACCTGCTGCGGCGGGTGAACGCGGTGGCGGTGCTGCTGGTCGCGGTGGACGTGACCGCGGTGGCCGCGGTGGTCACCCGGTACGCGCCGGGCGCGCGGTGGACGGCGGTGGTGGCGCTGGCGCTGCTCGGCGTGCGGGGCGCGTGCCGGCTGTACCGGCGGCGGCTGTGGCTGTCCTGGTTCCACGACCTGCCGCGGTCCGTCGGCGCGACGGCGGTGGCGTTCGCGCTGGTCACCCTGGTCGGCCTGGTCGGCGGCGCGCCGGCCGGGAGCACCGGCGCGGCCCAGTGGTCGGTGCTGGCGTTCGCCGTGCTGAGCGAACCGGCCAGGCTGCTGGTGTTCGCCTTCGGCCGCTGGTGCCGCCGCCGGTTCCACCGCTGCGACCGCACGATCGTGGTCGGCGCCGGGAAGGTCGGCGTCGACCTGGTCGGCGCGATGCTGGCGCACCCCGAGTTCGGCCTGCGACCCGTCGGGTTCGTCGACCCGGAGCCCGCGCTGGACCGCGCCGCCCTGCCGGTCGAGCTGATGGACGAGGACCTGGCCGACGCGATCACCCGGCTGGGGGTCGGCACGGTCGTGCTGGCGTTCTCCCACGCCCGCGAGTCGTCGGTGGTCGACTCGGCCATCACCGCCCACCGGCTCGGGTGCACGACGCTGGTCGTGCCCCGGATGTTCGAGCTGTACCAGGACGGGCCGGACATCGAGCGGCTGCGCAGCTACCCGCTGATGCGGCTGGGCACCGCGCCGACCAGCAGGCCGAGCTGGTGGGTCAAGCGGGCCATGGACGTGCTGCTGGCCGCCGTGGCGCTGGTCGTGCTGGCGCCGGTGATCGCGGCGTGCGCGCTGGCCGTGCTGCTGGAGAGCGGGCGGCCGGTGATCTTCCGCCAGGTCCGGGTCGGGATGGACGACCACCCGTTCGTGCTCTACAAACTTCGCAGCGTGAGGATGCACGGCGAAGACGATTCCCAAGTCACCTGGTCAGTGGTCGGAGATCGCCGCGTCGGACCAGTGGGGCGCTTTCTTCGTAGCACTTCGTTGGACGAACTCCCCCAATTGTGGAACATCCTCCGCGGCGACATGTCGATCGTGGGACCACGCCCGGAACGCCCCGGTTTCGTTCGCGAGTTCTCGGCGATCCACGAGCTATACTGGGCCCGGCACCGCGTTCCCACGGGGTTGACCGGGCTCGCGCAGGTGCACGGGCTGCGTGGCGACACGTCGATTGTCGACAGGTCCCGTTACGACAACTACTACATAGCCAACTGGTCGTTGTGGCTGGACGTGAAAATCCTGTTGCAGACGGTGGGTGAGCTCTTGTGCCGAAGGAATCGTTGA
- a CDS encoding oligosaccharide flippase family protein: MTGVGGQAVRGSLWLFGVNLVSKGSQMAVTLVLAAFLTEEGLGLVALAVALVNIGQVVQSMGVYDVVSRTDRDPGRVAGTLLVLSAGTGAALALALVVAADGIAHALDAPSVAPLVRLAAVSLPFSAVAGVQLGLLHRELDFRRRLLPDAGGAVLGAVVTVVLAVAGAGPHSLVVGLLCTAVAQPVLGVVVGVRVRPVWDADAAGEALRWIAVVGPGALVAVLLINVDYLAISRVHGADAVGVYSLAFRIAWVPYILVAVVLGGVVLPLCARLLREERGAGLAVVVGRFTAVVLAITGGLYAVTAALADRVVVFGERWAGAATPLALLCLYGLGIGLLHLWYQVLKAAGHARRYLALEVGHLVLLVGGLLVFTRHGVVAVALVQVVAAWLVVPCTWWALARRGIGPPVGVLARGAAGVVVAAALGFFVGDLFGPPGSVAAVLGEGVVVAVVCGVVLLAANREVLRR, translated from the coding sequence GTGACAGGCGTCGGTGGGCAGGCCGTGCGCGGCTCGCTGTGGCTGTTCGGCGTCAACCTGGTCAGCAAGGGCAGCCAGATGGCCGTCACGCTGGTGCTGGCCGCCTTCCTCACCGAAGAGGGGTTGGGACTGGTCGCGCTGGCCGTGGCGCTGGTGAACATCGGCCAGGTCGTCCAGTCGATGGGCGTGTACGACGTGGTCAGCCGGACCGACCGGGACCCGGGCCGGGTGGCGGGCACGCTGCTCGTCCTCAGCGCCGGGACCGGGGCGGCGCTGGCCCTGGCGCTGGTGGTGGCGGCGGACGGGATCGCGCACGCGCTGGACGCGCCGTCGGTCGCGCCGCTGGTGCGGCTGGCGGCGGTGAGCCTGCCGTTCTCGGCGGTGGCGGGCGTGCAGCTGGGGCTGCTGCACCGCGAACTGGACTTCCGCCGCCGGCTGCTGCCCGACGCGGGCGGCGCGGTGCTCGGCGCGGTGGTGACGGTCGTGCTCGCGGTGGCGGGCGCCGGACCGCACTCGCTGGTCGTCGGGCTGCTGTGCACGGCGGTCGCGCAACCCGTGCTGGGCGTGGTGGTGGGCGTGCGGGTGCGGCCGGTGTGGGACGCGGACGCGGCGGGCGAGGCGTTGCGGTGGATCGCGGTCGTCGGACCGGGCGCGCTGGTGGCCGTGCTGCTGATCAACGTCGACTACCTGGCGATCTCCCGGGTGCACGGCGCGGACGCGGTCGGCGTGTACTCGCTGGCGTTCCGGATCGCCTGGGTGCCCTACATCCTGGTGGCGGTGGTGCTCGGCGGGGTGGTGCTCCCGCTGTGCGCGCGGCTGCTCCGGGAGGAGCGGGGGGCGGGGTTGGCGGTGGTGGTCGGCCGGTTCACGGCGGTGGTGCTGGCAATCACCGGAGGTCTGTACGCGGTCACGGCGGCGTTGGCGGACCGGGTGGTGGTGTTCGGCGAGCGGTGGGCGGGTGCGGCGACGCCGTTGGCGCTGCTGTGCCTGTACGGGCTGGGGATCGGGTTGCTGCACCTGTGGTACCAGGTGCTGAAGGCGGCCGGGCACGCCCGGCGCTACCTCGCGCTGGAGGTCGGCCACCTGGTGCTGCTGGTCGGCGGGCTGCTGGTGTTCACCCGGCACGGGGTGGTTGCCGTCGCGCTGGTGCAGGTCGTGGCGGCGTGGCTGGTGGTGCCGTGCACGTGGTGGGCGTTGGCGCGGCGGGGGATCGGGCCTCCGGTCGGGGTGCTGGCGCGCGGTGCGGCCGGGGTGGTCGTGGCGGCGGCGCTGGGGTTCTTCGTCGGTGACCTGTTCGGGCCGCCCGGGTCGGTGGCGGCCGTGCTGGGTGAGGGGGTCGTGGTGGCGGTGGTGTGCGGGGTGGTCCTGCTGGCGGCTAACCGGGAGGTGTTGCGTCGATGA
- a CDS encoding putative glycoside hydrolase family 15 protein, producing the protein MNRRLAALLCAAALLAPIAACTAGAAVGSTPPLGPVPKALAPCGWWYGIGEQPTNRDLAFAAQHYSLVVLNATETSALHRLKRLNPKIKVLVYKDFSSARNYPGAVDGDVDAPLLPTGIGYFKAQRESPHWFAVDTDGKRIEWKTYPKHWQMTVWDPAYQKAWSEAVTTEVVREGWDGVLADNDFSSLKYYSSAVLKGAADAAESDRIIREGMDAFLTTAGDALRKAGKMLIPNVSESHLTAGRWAAHSRYDGAMEENFSLHDNGSGELLTFKGNEWKELRSQAALGESWLLLITHTKGAREQRVGYATAALLASPHTCWSGATTRDYRDPDWSRYQDSNLGEATETANRLPSGIWDRRFTGGYVAVNPTGKPARIAPPPGLVNIDGGSPTPETVELAASDALILVRPTTTPTAPTTPTPTTTTPAPTPTTPTTTSPLPPTP; encoded by the coding sequence TTGAACCGCCGCCTGGCGGCGTTGCTGTGCGCCGCCGCGCTCCTGGCGCCGATCGCGGCGTGCACGGCGGGCGCGGCGGTGGGGTCGACGCCACCGCTGGGCCCGGTGCCGAAGGCCCTCGCGCCGTGCGGCTGGTGGTACGGCATCGGCGAGCAGCCGACCAACCGCGACCTCGCGTTCGCCGCCCAGCACTACAGCCTGGTCGTGCTGAACGCGACCGAGACGTCCGCGCTGCACCGGCTCAAGCGGCTCAACCCGAAGATCAAGGTGCTGGTCTACAAGGACTTCTCCAGCGCCCGCAACTACCCCGGGGCCGTCGACGGCGACGTGGACGCGCCGCTGCTGCCCACGGGCATCGGCTACTTCAAGGCGCAGCGCGAGAGCCCGCACTGGTTCGCCGTGGACACCGACGGCAAGCGCATCGAGTGGAAGACCTACCCGAAGCACTGGCAGATGACCGTGTGGGACCCGGCCTACCAGAAGGCGTGGAGCGAGGCCGTCACCACCGAGGTGGTGCGCGAGGGCTGGGACGGCGTGCTGGCGGACAACGACTTCAGCAGCCTGAAGTACTACTCGTCGGCCGTCCTCAAGGGCGCCGCCGACGCCGCCGAGTCCGACCGGATCATCCGCGAGGGCATGGACGCCTTCCTCACCACCGCGGGCGACGCCCTGCGCAAGGCCGGGAAGATGCTGATCCCGAACGTGTCGGAGTCGCACCTGACCGCCGGCCGGTGGGCCGCCCACTCCCGCTACGACGGTGCGATGGAGGAGAACTTCAGCCTGCACGACAACGGCTCGGGCGAACTGCTGACGTTCAAGGGCAACGAGTGGAAGGAACTGCGCTCCCAGGCCGCCCTCGGCGAGTCCTGGCTGCTCCTCATCACCCACACCAAGGGCGCGCGCGAACAACGCGTCGGCTACGCCACCGCCGCCCTGCTCGCCAGCCCGCACACCTGCTGGTCCGGCGCCACCACCAGGGACTACCGCGACCCCGACTGGTCCCGCTACCAGGACTCGAACCTGGGAGAGGCGACCGAAACCGCCAACCGCCTCCCCTCCGGCATCTGGGACCGCCGCTTCACCGGCGGCTACGTCGCCGTCAACCCCACGGGCAAACCGGCCCGCATCGCCCCACCCCCCGGCCTGGTGAACATCGACGGCGGCTCCCCCACCCCGGAAACCGTCGAACTGGCCGCCAGCGACGCCCTCATCCTCGTCCGCCCCACCACCACCCCCACCGCACCAACCACCCCAACCCCCACCACCACCACCCCAGCTCCAACCCCCACCACTCCGACCACCACCTCCCCCCTCCCCCCAACCCCCTAG
- a CDS encoding glycosyltransferase, giving the protein MGTGGAEALVAGMARSGAQFGWQSAVASGGGHRAEALRALGVPTFTVPVAQRRPTGVLRATTATKAAIRSFQPEVVLAHNVSASLVARLAVLPRRLPLLTVFHGVAETDYSGAARILRRTSRTVVAVADATADRLRAAGVHDPVVIPNAVFPQPERVNRNAVRAVHGVAPDVPVALCPARLEPQKRHDVLLEAWARLGGDAVLWLAGDGSLRDVLRLRAAELGVQHRVRFLGNRCDVPDLLAAADVTVLTSDWEGMPVAVLESLAAGRPVVATDVDGVRQALSGGGGVVVPRRDPAATADALRSLLLDPAARAELAEAGRAAVRREHDPRLLMRSYDELLRTAIGAS; this is encoded by the coding sequence ATGGGTACCGGCGGCGCCGAAGCCCTCGTCGCCGGGATGGCCCGGTCGGGCGCGCAGTTCGGCTGGCAGTCGGCCGTGGCCAGCGGCGGCGGGCACCGGGCGGAGGCGTTGCGCGCCCTCGGCGTGCCGACGTTCACCGTGCCGGTGGCCCAGCGCCGGCCCACCGGCGTGCTGCGCGCCACCACGGCCACCAAGGCCGCGATCCGCAGCTTCCAGCCGGAGGTCGTGCTGGCGCACAACGTGTCGGCCAGCCTGGTCGCCCGGCTCGCCGTGCTGCCGCGCCGGCTGCCGCTGCTGACCGTCTTCCACGGCGTGGCCGAGACCGACTACAGCGGCGCGGCCCGCATCCTGCGGCGCACCTCGCGCACGGTCGTCGCGGTCGCCGACGCCACCGCCGACCGGCTGCGCGCCGCCGGCGTCCACGACCCGGTGGTGATCCCGAACGCGGTGTTCCCGCAGCCCGAGCGGGTGAACCGGAACGCGGTCCGCGCGGTGCACGGCGTTGCGCCGGACGTGCCGGTCGCGCTGTGCCCGGCCCGGCTGGAACCGCAGAAGCGGCACGACGTGCTGCTGGAGGCGTGGGCCCGGCTGGGCGGCGACGCGGTGCTGTGGCTGGCGGGCGACGGCAGCCTGCGGGACGTGCTGCGCCTGCGCGCCGCCGAACTGGGCGTCCAGCACCGGGTCCGGTTCCTCGGCAACCGCTGCGACGTGCCCGACCTGCTGGCCGCCGCCGACGTCACCGTGCTCACCAGCGACTGGGAGGGCATGCCGGTCGCGGTGCTGGAGTCGCTGGCCGCCGGCCGACCGGTGGTCGCGACCGACGTGGACGGCGTGCGGCAGGCGCTGTCCGGCGGTGGCGGCGTGGTGGTGCCCCGCCGCGACCCGGCGGCGACGGCCGACGCGCTGCGGTCGCTGCTGCTCGACCCCGCGGCACGGGCGGAGCTGGCCGAGGCGGGCCGCGCGGCCGTGCGGCGCGAGCACGACCCGCGCCTGCTGATGCGGTCCTACGACGAACTGCTGCGCACCGCGATCGGAGCGTCATGA
- a CDS encoding glycosyltransferase — MKVVHVSQPVTAGVAGVVLELVRAQRDLGWAVTVVCPPGPLADRARGLGVEVRAWSAGRRPGIGMAAEAVRLRRVLRELAPDVVHLHSSKAGLVGRLVVRGRVPTLFQPHMWSFQSVGGPVGWASREWERVATRWTHQLVCVSDDELAAGRAAGVGGPAEVVCNGVDLDRLRPGDRGAARRRLGLPEAPTAVCVGRLASLKGQDQLLAAWPVVRARVPGARLVLVGDGPMAERWRAECGDESVLWWGHCDAVADFYAAADVVVLPSREEGMALVPLEAMACGRSVVGFDVGGVRQSVGEAGEVLAAGDVGALAEAVAARLADPARADSEGVRGRRRVELLFDRRQTADQVATLVDKLVVGAL, encoded by the coding sequence ATGAAGGTCGTGCACGTCAGTCAGCCCGTGACGGCGGGAGTGGCGGGAGTGGTGCTGGAGCTGGTCCGGGCGCAGCGGGACCTGGGGTGGGCGGTGACCGTGGTCTGCCCGCCGGGTCCGCTCGCCGACCGGGCGCGCGGCCTCGGGGTGGAGGTGCGGGCCTGGTCCGCCGGGCGTCGGCCGGGGATCGGGATGGCGGCGGAGGCGGTGCGGCTGCGCCGGGTGCTGCGGGAGCTGGCGCCGGACGTGGTGCACCTGCACAGCTCCAAGGCCGGGTTGGTCGGGAGGTTGGTGGTGCGCGGGCGGGTGCCGACGTTGTTCCAGCCGCACATGTGGTCGTTCCAGAGCGTCGGAGGGCCGGTGGGGTGGGCGTCGCGGGAGTGGGAGCGGGTGGCCACCCGGTGGACGCACCAGCTGGTGTGCGTGAGCGACGACGAACTCGCCGCGGGGCGGGCGGCCGGGGTGGGTGGACCGGCCGAGGTGGTGTGCAACGGGGTGGACCTCGACCGGTTGCGGCCCGGGGATCGGGGCGCGGCGCGGCGTCGGCTGGGGTTGCCGGAGGCGCCGACGGCGGTGTGCGTGGGTCGGTTGGCGTCGTTGAAGGGGCAGGACCAGCTGCTCGCGGCCTGGCCGGTGGTGCGGGCGCGGGTGCCGGGGGCGCGGTTGGTGCTGGTCGGCGACGGGCCGATGGCGGAGCGGTGGCGGGCGGAGTGCGGGGACGAGTCGGTGCTGTGGTGGGGGCACTGCGACGCGGTGGCCGATTTCTACGCGGCGGCGGACGTGGTGGTGCTGCCGTCGCGGGAGGAGGGGATGGCGCTGGTGCCGTTGGAGGCCATGGCTTGTGGTCGGTCGGTGGTGGGGTTCGACGTGGGTGGGGTGCGGCAGAGCGTGGGGGAGGCGGGGGAGGTGCTGGCGGCGGGTGATGTCGGAGCACTGGCCGAGGCGGTCGCTGCTCGCCTCGCCGACCCGGCTCGGGCGGATTCGGAGGGGGTTCGCGGGAGGCGGCGCGTGGAGCTGCTGTTCGACCGCCGGCAGACGGCGGACCAGGTGGCCACCCTGGTCGACAAGCTCGTGGTGGGCGCCCTGTGA
- a CDS encoding FAD-dependent oxidoreductase — MAPVDHGHVVVVGGGICGLATAHRLARAGTRVTLLEGSDQLGGLGTFFPWRDRWVERFYHCVMPTDEHLLDLLGELGLRDSVAWRPTRMGMVVDGRAFPFNTALDLLGFTPLGVLDRLRFGVVSVLLRRLGRGKDLDRTRTEDWLRGLYGDRVWELLLAPLFGAKFGARFGDVPALYLWQRLGREGAVSVRGYPDGGYRAVIDALRASIEAGGGVVRLGAPVRRVGLVDGGAAVRLRLDGDEVVTADRVVSTLPLPQLRHLADDDLAARLPDVRLPYQGVVNALFFLRRPLSGHYWTPVVRSGTEFDGLIQMTPLAGVEPYGGRHLVYAMRYTDRESALFGEDDAAIAARWTSQLLALHPSLCRADVDDVRVFKAPFVEPVYPLGYLASRPPVVVAGTPLLLATTAHVYPDVTSWNSSAALARRVVATLAGAPQPVPG, encoded by the coding sequence ATGGCGCCGGTGGACCACGGGCACGTGGTGGTGGTCGGCGGCGGCATCTGCGGCCTGGCCACCGCCCACCGGCTGGCGCGCGCCGGCACCAGGGTGACCCTGCTGGAGGGCAGCGACCAACTCGGCGGGCTCGGCACGTTCTTCCCCTGGCGCGACCGCTGGGTCGAGCGCTTCTACCACTGCGTGATGCCGACCGACGAGCACCTGCTCGACCTGCTCGGCGAACTGGGCCTGCGCGACTCGGTGGCGTGGCGGCCCACCCGGATGGGCATGGTGGTGGACGGCCGCGCGTTCCCGTTCAACACCGCGCTCGACCTGCTCGGGTTCACCCCGCTGGGCGTCCTGGACCGGCTGCGGTTCGGCGTGGTCTCGGTGCTGCTGCGCAGGCTCGGCCGGGGCAAGGACCTCGACCGCACCCGCACCGAGGACTGGCTGCGCGGCCTGTACGGCGACCGGGTGTGGGAGCTGCTGCTCGCGCCGCTGTTCGGCGCGAAGTTCGGCGCGCGCTTCGGCGACGTGCCCGCGCTGTACCTGTGGCAGCGCCTGGGCCGCGAGGGCGCCGTCTCGGTGCGCGGGTACCCGGACGGCGGCTACCGGGCCGTCATCGACGCGCTGAGGGCGTCCATCGAGGCGGGCGGCGGGGTGGTCCGGCTCGGCGCGCCGGTGCGGCGGGTCGGCCTGGTCGACGGCGGCGCCGCCGTGCGCCTGCGGCTCGACGGCGACGAGGTCGTGACGGCCGACCGCGTGGTGTCGACGCTGCCGCTGCCGCAGCTGCGCCACCTCGCCGACGACGACCTGGCCGCCCGGCTGCCCGACGTGCGGCTGCCGTACCAGGGCGTGGTGAACGCGCTGTTCTTCCTGCGCCGACCGCTGTCCGGGCACTACTGGACGCCGGTGGTGCGGTCCGGCACGGAGTTCGACGGCCTGATCCAGATGACGCCGCTGGCGGGCGTCGAGCCCTACGGCGGGCGGCACCTCGTCTACGCGATGCGCTACACCGACCGGGAGTCCGCGCTGTTCGGGGAGGACGACGCGGCGATCGCCGCCCGGTGGACCTCGCAGCTGCTGGCGCTGCACCCCTCGCTGTGCCGCGCCGACGTGGACGACGTGCGGGTGTTCAAGGCGCCGTTCGTGGAACCGGTGTACCCGCTCGGCTACCTGGCGAGCCGCCCGCCGGTGGTGGTCGCCGGCACCCCGCTGCTGCTGGCGACCACCGCGCACGTCTACCCGGACGTCACGAGCTGGAACTCGAGTGCGGCACTCGCGCGACGGGTCGTCGCGACGCTGGCGGGGGCACCACAACCCGTTCCGGGCTGA
- a CDS encoding glycosyltransferase family 4 protein has product MDVTVRLARAFIGGGEVEVRVFGPVPRRGAKGLAGHHELVEVGDKADVLAGRRARAVVRAWRPDVVHAQDRRAGLVGAGLRWGHEVVQTYHGVPDDVGEEWFRGVPRAVGPSAYTRAVLAADAVVARAVRRTVVPASEMGSFLSRRLRVPGDRLVHIDNCVEPAHVQPPVGVVRRLVFVGLLVERKGLATLLTALARPGVMPEDATLTVVGDGPERERAERLAAELGGRVEFLGFREDVPELLRHHDALVLPSVMEQQPLVVAEAMAAGKPVVATDTGGVADMLGGAGGLLAAPGDVEQLAGRLRELFAEPEPGRVGRLLAERARERFAPEVCARRHLALYREVVREGGGAGEVAGSEVVGGG; this is encoded by the coding sequence GTGGATGTGACGGTTCGGTTGGCGCGGGCGTTCATCGGTGGGGGTGAGGTGGAGGTGAGGGTGTTCGGGCCGGTTCCGCGGCGGGGGGCGAAGGGGTTGGCGGGGCACCACGAGTTGGTGGAGGTGGGGGACAAGGCGGACGTGTTGGCAGGGCGTCGTGCGCGGGCGGTGGTGAGGGCTTGGCGGCCGGATGTGGTGCACGCGCAGGATCGGCGGGCCGGGTTGGTCGGGGCCGGGTTGCGGTGGGGGCACGAGGTGGTGCAGACGTACCACGGTGTGCCGGATGACGTGGGGGAGGAGTGGTTCCGGGGGGTGCCGCGGGCTGTTGGGCCGTCGGCGTACACGCGGGCGGTGTTGGCGGCGGATGCGGTGGTGGCGCGGGCGGTGCGGAGGACGGTGGTGCCGGCGTCGGAGATGGGGAGTTTCCTGTCACGGCGGTTGCGGGTGCCGGGGGATCGGTTGGTGCACATAGACAACTGCGTGGAGCCCGCGCACGTCCAGCCGCCGGTGGGGGTGGTGCGGCGGTTGGTCTTCGTGGGGTTGTTGGTGGAGCGGAAGGGGTTGGCGACGTTGTTGACGGCGTTGGCCCGGCCCGGGGTGATGCCTGAGGACGCCACGTTGACGGTGGTGGGGGACGGGCCGGAGCGGGAGCGGGCGGAGCGGTTGGCCGCGGAGTTGGGGGGGAGGGTGGAGTTCCTGGGATTCCGGGAAGATGTGCCCGAGCTGTTGCGGCACCACGACGCCTTGGTCCTGCCGTCGGTGATGGAGCAGCAGCCGTTGGTGGTGGCGGAGGCGATGGCGGCGGGGAAGCCGGTGGTGGCGACGGACACCGGTGGGGTGGCCGACATGCTCGGGGGTGCGGGCGGTCTGCTGGCGGCGCCTGGTGACGTCGAGCAGTTGGCGGGGAGGTTGCGCGAGTTGTTCGCGGAGCCGGAGCCGGGGCGGGTGGGGCGGTTGCTCGCCGAACGGGCGCGGGAGAGGTTCGCGCCGGAGGTTTGTGCGCGGCGGCACCTCGCCCTCTACCGCGAGGTGGTGCGGGAGGGCGGAGGTGCCGGTGAGGTCGCGGGTAGTGAGGTGGTCGGTGGGGGTTGA